From a single Dendropsophus ebraccatus isolate aDenEbr1 chromosome 8, aDenEbr1.pat, whole genome shotgun sequence genomic region:
- the LOC138798828 gene encoding protein kinase C delta type-like encodes MGSSKPPEEAPKSKGGKKRSREESRSSGPPEKRPCPEVQHGSSGGRYEGKRQRSEESVDGPQKKIRKSRPQAEEVKDQEPRPGPSSESRPESTISLKRFTLGEIIGKGSFGSVVKMKDNVLNILLAVKIVAKDSPSAQRRIAIEDEILHLAAGNPFLIQAQLSFPTKKKNNRWFFAMEFASGGDLSDHLKKQGRLPISSATFYAAEITSGLQFLHEKGFIHRDLKPANILITSSGHIKIADFGLALKKTEGIVGCAGTQGYIAPEVARGHRYNLAADWFSFGVVLFQLMTGEHSSRCIISALPQYHLGSDAEDILEELLSEDPKRRLGHQGCIRSHPFFKEIDWTELEELKIPPPFIQAEPSRPL; translated from the coding sequence ATGGGTTCTTCCAAACCACCTGAAGAAGCCCCCAAATCCAAAGGAGGAAaaaagaggagtagagaggagtcaAGGTCATCAGGCCCCCCAGAGAAGCGGCCATGTCCGGAGGTGCAGCATGGCAGCAGTGGAGGTAGGTATGAAGGAAAGAGGCAGAGATCTGAGGAGAGCGTGGATGGCCCCCAGAAGAAGATCAGGAAGAGCAGGCCACAGGCTGAGGAAGTGAAAGACCAGGAGCCCAGGCCAGGACCCAGCAGCGAGAGCCGCCCTGAATCCACCATCAGCCTGAAGAGATTCACCCTTGGAGAGATCATCGGCAAGGGCAGCTTTGGAAGTGTGGTGAAGATGAAGGACAACGTCCTGAACATACTCCTGGCCGTGAAAATTGTGGCTAAAGACTCACCATCAGCGCAGAGGAGGATTGCCATCGAGGACGAGATCTTACACCTGGCTGCAGGGAATCCTTTTCTCATCCAGGCTCAGCTCTCCTTCCCAACAAAGAAGAAGAACAACAGGTGGTTCTTCGCCATGGAGTTTGCCTCTGGAGGAGATCTCAGCGACCATCTGAAGAAGCAAGGACGTCTCCCCATCTCCAGTGCCACGTTTTACGCTGCCGAGATTACATCAGGACTCCAGTTCCTCCACGAGAAAGGATTCATCCACAGAGATCTGAAGCCGGCAAACATCCTGATCACCAGCTCCGGCCACATAAAGATTGCAGACTTTGGCCTCGCCCTGAAGAAGACCGAGGGAATCGTAGGATGTGCCGGGACCCAAGGCTACATAGCACCGGAGGTAGCTCGTGGACATCGATACAACCTTGCAGCGGATTGGTTTTCCTTTGGAGTCGTCCTTTTCCAgctgatgacaggagagcacagctCAAGATGCATCATCTCCGCACTGCCGCAATACCATCTTGGGAGCGACGCTGAAGACATCTTGGAGGAGCTGCTGTCCGAGGACCCAAAGAGAAGACTAGGACATCAAGGCTGCATCAGATCTCATCCTTTCTTCAAGGAGATCGATTGGACCGAACTGGAGGAGCTGAAGATACCACCACCATTCATCCAAGCAGAACCATCAAGGCCTCTATGA